The Salvia splendens isolate huo1 chromosome 21, SspV2, whole genome shotgun sequence genome includes a window with the following:
- the LOC121784701 gene encoding probable sarcosine oxidase — MEDQFDVIVIGAGVMGSSTAYQTSKRHLKTLLLEQFDFLHHRGSSHGESRTTRATYPEDYYSGMVLESSRLWRQAESEAGYKVCFDTRQLDIGPSDNKALLAVIDSCRKNSIAVAILRRLQLLEEFSGMFDIPEDWIGVVTQHGGVIKPTKAVAMFQALALRNGAVLRDNAEVVGISRDGRTNEIVVATAGGMSYRCRKCVITAGPWTRKLVKKARGIDLPIQPLETAVHYWKVNEGHEGKFTIESGFPTFASYGEPYIYGTPSLEFPGLLKIPVHAGRACDPEDRTWGAPPVLVDALRAWIKGRFGDIIDVAKPVLTQSCMYSMTPDEDFVIDFLGGEFGEDAVVCGGFSGHGFKMAPVVGRVAADLVESGRADGVELTRFSVGRFDGENRNGNVKDFDDQVMSH; from the coding sequence ATGGAGGATCAGTTCGATGTTATCGTCATCGGCGCCGGAGTCATGGGCAGCTCCACCGCCTACCAGACCTCCAAGCGCCACCTCAAGACCCTCCTCCTCGAGCAGTTCGACTTCCTCCACCACCGCGGCTCCTCCCACGGCGAGTCCCGCACCACCCGCGCCACCTACCCCGAGGACTACTACTCCGGCATGGTCCTCGAGTCCTCCCGCCTCTGGCGCCAAGCCGAGTCCGAAGCCGGCTACAAAGTCTGCTTCGACACTCGCCAGCTCGACATCGGCCCCTCCGACAACAAAGCCCTCCTCGCCGTCATCGACAGCTGCCGGAAAAATTCCATCGCCGTTGCCATCCTCCGGCGCCTCCAGCTCCTGGAGGAGTTCTCTGGAATGTTCGACATTCCGGAGGACTGGATCGGCGTCGTCACCCAGCACGGCGGCGTCATCAAGCCGACTAAGGCCGTCGCGATGTTCCAAGCCCTAGCGCTCCGAAACGGCGCCGTGCTAAGGGACAACGCCGAAGTTGTTGGTATAAGTAGGGACGGGAGAACTAACGAGATCGTCGTGGCCACGGCCGGTGGCATGAGCTATCGCTGCCGAAAATGCGTGATCACGGCGGGGCCGTGGACACGAAAGCTGGTGAAGAAGGCGAGAGGAATCGATCTCCCTATACAGCCGTTGGAGACCGCGGTACATTACTGGAAAGTCAATGAGGGGCACGAAGGTAAATTTACCATCGAGAGCGGCTTCCCGACATTCGCCAGCTACGGCGAGCCGTACATATACGGGACGCCATCACTGGAATTCCCAGGATTGTTGAAAATCCCTGTGCACGCGGGCCGCGCGTGCGATCCCGAGGATCGCACGTGGGGGGCGCCTCCAGTGCTGGTGGATGCACTAAGGGCATGGATTAAGGGCCGGTTCGGGGATATAATTGATGTGGCGAAGCCAGTGCTGACGCAGTCGTGCATGTACTCGATGACGCCCGACGAGGACTTTGTGATCGATTTCCTCGGCGGGGAGTTCGGGGAGGACGCCGTGGTGTGCGGCGGGTTCTCCGGACACGGGTTTAAGATGGCACCGGTGGTGGGGCGGGTGGCGGCCGATCTCGTGGAGAGCGGCCGGGCTGATGGCGTGGAGCTCACGCGCTTTAGTGTGGGGAGATTTGATGGAGAGAATCGTAATGGGAATGTCAAGGATTTTGATGATCAAGTCATGTCCCATTGA